aaaatatatattagatacataaatttatatataacttAGGTGCAAAATAATTTTACGTTTTTAGAATGAAAATTTTACAAAGTATCAAATCATGTTATATAATTGTTAATTGTCATCATTTTTCACTATAATTTGTTATAGTTCTAAACTATAGATTTTAattgataatataaaattattcatcCATATATAGTTGACTAGTTGTATATATATTCACTTTCTCAAACATGAAACACGTGCCAAGAGTGCACCTACTTCACCCCTCCTGCCCTTCATTATGGTCCACACGCGCTCTAAAAAAAAACccataaaaattataaaagaaaaaagaacctTTATTATTTTTAGGGATTATTCTTTAAAgtaaatgaaaaattaattcATGTATAATTCATCgatatgtattttaaatattcaaaTGTACGACATTTTTAACTGtttctttttattctctttctaaATTCTAATAAGACCGTTTTGGTAAAATTAAAGTTTTGATGACACCAAAAATAGTTAAAGTCTTTCTaaagtacttttatatatttactatatatttttgttatgagcttttctatcattatttttgttatgatGTCAGCTAAAGCTCATGTCGGGGACGGAACTTAATTGAGACTATAAAAAGTATGATATTCTCAATTtctttataaaaagaaaatttttaaaaaataaaaaataatttagttagtttaaatattatgatttaaaatatttaaattcaatctttaactctttttttattatacaataatttttaatttttaatttaattattgaaaattttaaattattaaatatttaaagaatattattataaattaatttatacatattatctgtaaaattatttatttattattttattagtaataaatttaaaaaataattatatttataaatttattttaatataaatattattattaaattttattgttaaatttttccctctctaaaattttttttcaagctcCCCACTGCTGGCGTCACTAAAATAAAACTCAACACAATATTTAGTTAATTTTGTGGGCTTCAAATTAAAACTTccttttaatatttaaatgatTTCCTCTTTTTTCTCATCGAAAACTGTATCCAGTCAATGCAATAATCCATCTAATCCACAATGCGAAGTAAAGTAGTAAACTATGAACAATGAACATAGTGCCACTTGTTCGGATACAATTGGAAATTAAAACAAGGTGTTCATACTTCATAGTTTCTGATCTAGCTGCTCAATTCTTTTTCGTCACTCCTGTACAATGACAAGTAACTAATTTTGGATTGTTGTAGTAAAGTTTTAGTACAGTAAATATCCTTCTTGCTAATTATACTGTTGATTTATCCTAGTAaagtttttaattaatatttaattaactttaaattttaaaatttaacatcTAAACTTTTACAAtcttaataatataaaaaaattattattcaaaatatcgactaatatgaataaaaagtgttaatttttaatatttttttatatatttaattcgTCAATTAAAACTTTTTTCGTGATATTTTAAACTTTGGTATTTAGTTAAAAAGGGTCTAAAAATAACACTTAATTaattggtttttattttaataaattggTTACCCAAAGATAGAGTTTTTGCATATGCTATATGTAACATGATTTTTtcagaaattaaaaaagaagGCATAATAAATTAGAGGAGCTAAGTTTGCAGTAATTATATTAGTAAAATTGAGAGTATGagcaaaaaaatatattttctaaaaataggaggaaaaaatcaaaatatctTGAAAAGTTATTGGATGAGTGACATAATAGTGCTTTTTGCCATATTGTTAAACACCTGCTGAGTTTCTAAATtcatattatataattttaaagcAAGTGTCTGCTGGTTTTCTTGTATGTTAAGTTTTGAAGCTTTTCGCTTTTGTTTGTTGGCAATAGAAATAAAcactttcttatttctttctccTCTCACACAAAGTTATACAAAGCCAGTTGTGAAATAATACATACCTACTCTGGACACTTAAAAAAGATGATTGTAAAAGGAAAAACTTTTCATCGCCATCAACTTGTTCAAACCATTTCAACCAATACCGATTTTTCTGACGGATTTTAATTTCCacatttttaatttctttatttttcttttctcgtTGCTTAGTTTGGTCAGATTGCATggatatatacatatatatgatGAACTTTCTAACAAATGGACAATTCATTGTTGTAGCTACTTTTGAATATGGCAAATGCATACttaattttattatgtattctcaataataaaaagaaaaaaaaagatttattattagaaatgaggagaaagaaAGATTGAGAATTGGAAAGAAGAGATCTTTGGCCATTATTGGTGGGTCTAACATGCCATGGCGTCACCAGCAAAAGAAACAAGCCTTGTCACAATTATATTCACAACAAAGGCATTCCATCACACTCTTTTAGGTTataacttttatttatttatttgaagcGTTTAGAGTTTAGAATTTAGAGTTTAGGCCCCACCCCACACATCCACCCAACCTTGGACACACCCACACCGCGCCCACTCCAAAGGGGACAAACTTTTACAAGTCAACTAATTCAGTCGTTAATTGGTTCTATAGATATTGGATAATATAAAGTCCTtcttcaattcataatttcacAAATTTGAAAGTTGAAACCTACCACATGCGACCTACACCATTGGAGAACTCTACATCTTCATGCATattcattttaatttaaaacaCAAATTATTAGTAGTGAATGATGTGCCATAAGAGTGATGTAATGCTgtaaattaaagagaaaaattTGGTGTACACTTATTCAATGCTCAATACTTTTATTAATGGGTAATactaagaaaataataattcaaaattactttattcaatttaacattaaaaaaatgcaaaagaaaataattttaaactgTTTTAGAACGATCTTATCTATTATTTGTCAAAtacttttgtttgtttattgGTGTGTAACGAATTTGGAGTGTATTTATAGTTGGATAATAGTTATAAGCTAAGCAACACAAAGTTCATGTTGTTCAATCATAACTCTTTTACGTCATTTTTTTTGTCAACATTTTTTCATtagataataataaagaaaagagGGTAAAAATTTGCTTCTATGTACACACAATAAGCGgatgtattatatatatataagtgtgTAAAATGTTGCGCATGGAATTtactattttaataaatacacaATAATAATCCCAAGACAGCGTTAATGTACAAGATTTTGCTGGTACAAGTTGAGAAGAGGATCGAAAATCTGTCCATCTTGGTAGCAACGAGATCGGATTTTTGgagtggtacctgcaaagataCGCTCAAATTAAAATGAATCAAAAAGTATAAATGAGAGTTAAGAATGTGTAATGTAACTAAAACtattatctttatcttatcttattggttaagataagataaatatttaaatttaaatattagttaaaaatttgtAGTTATTGGACTAATCTGAACTGCAACGATAATCCAAAGCCGAATAATCGAGTTGTAGCTGTTCCGATGGGGGAATCAGAGATCGGATTCAGAACAGTTATTATCATAAATTGATTGTTAATTACTGCTATATTGAAAAGTAGATAAAAATAGGTTTTGCCCCAAAATGGAAAAGGGTTAgatcctttttattttaattttgttgtttGGCTTACACATGAATGACGAGGCTAACGAAGCCTCTTTCTGTCCTTCACTATCGAAATGGATAAGAATGGTTGGAGCGATAGGAGTGTGATATGTTGCATTAACGCGTTTTTTACTATATACCACTGCATTGTATTGGTTTCGCTATCATTATCGGAATAAAGCCGAGCCTTACTACAAGCACATACCCATTGCTTCGTGTTTAATTACTATTATGTATTTGGATTGTGGATCAAGCATTGTAGTCACGATATATGTGAATGATTTTCATGCCGCCACCTACATCCAAATTAATTAGTGGACCACTGGtattttgtttctccatcctttATGTCCCTCTCCCCTTCTTTTATATTTCAACtcattataaatattatttaaggGCCTTGAATATGATTAAGTTATTGTACTTAACTTTTTGTGGCTGGTCTTATCTTAGAAGAATGATGTATGTATTTGGACACATACATGCATGGAGTATTGAATTCTATAAGCAATTCTATAGAAGTAGtataatttattgtttttatctaataattaatcaataataatatttaaaaatattgactAAAAACATAAGTATCGAATTAAAAGTGTTGGACTATTAgtcaatataaattaaaatcgTTAGTCCttgcaatttttttcaaatgatATTTGTCACAAGCAACTCAAACAGATTTTTTTTGCCATGCTAGGAGGTGAAAGGCATAGATAGCACCTAACTAATTAACGTATATATAGTTATATACAGAAGAGAAAATATATCCATGTCCATGAGAATAATGAAGACACATTGGTAGCACGATTGACAAACTATTAAtcattttcttttccttttccttttttaaGCATTATGTTGTTCAAAATGGTCCCCTACACCAACACCATGCTTTGGACCATATTCACAATATTTTGAGATGATTCCTCGATGTgtcctttctctttcttttgtactttgttttttctgtttttattgtTTGTGGATCGGAGGAGTTGGTGGATGAGGTATGAAAaactaaatttatatatatacaaaattaaaattataacgTGTTTAAAATGACTAAATGAGTTTAAATAATTTCGTCTGTattagatttattatttttattaataatttgattttattaaataaaaattaaaagatgtaatggaagaagaaaattgatagattttaataaataaaaaatatattaatatataaataaataaatatattttgtttagttttgATAGTTctatatttattcatttatctaaaatatattgtataaaaataaaataaatttatttatctgTGTATTAATATAGTcagtttattaaaatttattaatacacttttttaattgtattttttatttttatttaataaatcaataattcaTAAAAGTAACAGATCGAATAAACGGAAAGATGTTTGGTTCATAGTCTATActcattaaaattaaacaacaAAATTTTCCTTTTATATTTTAGGGATATTGCTAAAATGACCAAGTCATACTTCATCGATTAATCTTATAACTGGTGAAATTGTACAAGCATATGTATTGTATATGTCTAAATCGCATCGACATCAAGTTTATAACCATGGCCGGCGGTAGGAGTGTTTATGGATCGGATCTAATCTGTATATTCacagtatttatttaaattcaatccGAAATTTGCGGATATAGATCCGATTCCCAAGGTTATCGGATTGGATCAGATCTGCACACTAATAGAACCGGATTGCGAATTTTGGGTAGGTATCCACGTATCCGATCCGCATATCCGCGTatccacaaaaataaaaaaataaataagtaaatattctttttatgttttatttcaactaataactattatatatgctttattattttaatttattatttaaaaaaaatatgtttaatattattttaagaataaatatatttaaaaaaaaaatttattgatattttttaataaaaataatttttaaaaatatttgtattttgCGAATATATTCGATATCCAATTCCGATCGGATCCATGTTTACCCTAGCGGTGAAAAGCATTGAACAGTTAGTTGGGTGTACCAACAATACAAACTTTAATTTTGGGTGCGGTGGAGTGTATCAAAGAAAGCAAAATctatcttttttatatatttaatctCGTTTGATATATTGATTTCTCTGAAATCATGCTGGTCTCTTCAGAATCTAGCTAGGTGTATCACGTCCAGAGGCTATCCAATAGAAAAAGAAGACCCGTCCACTTCAACCAGCACAAACATCTTATCATTCACTTTAGTCCTTTAATTTcctataattcaaataaaatccAACCCCTTGTTCacaaatttaatttcttttctacCATGTTATTTCATTGTTAAGGGTCCTGCTAATAAAAgagctttaaaaaaaaaaaaaaagaaaaaggatatCATGAGAAAGTGCAgcttttgaatatttttttgacCAAGACACtagttttgaaaaaagatatatattgtAGAGAGGATCCAAATTGATCGCCTTGATTAACTGTGGGgaacaaaaagaatttaatGTAGATTTTTGCCATGATCTACTTTCTAAGCACTAAGCAGGGTCCACTGTGTTTAATTTGGGAAGCACGTGGTCAAACTCAAAATGTACTAGATATTAGAGAGCCTAGAGGATTTTGAGTTGATAACAACTGATTTCTGTTTGTTACAGTTTACAGAAATGTGATACCTAACAATTCAAATGGATAGAATGCGGCTAATATAATGGGACCTTTCAAAGGAATAGATTGACATTCCAGTATTCTTCACTTTGAACATTTTGTATGCCAAATACTACTGTTGATTCCACGAAAGGAACAGGATTAGTCTGGACAAAACTAATGCGAGTAGGTCCAGCTTATGTTGATGGACTTGGGTTCAAAATAAGCTTTCAGTCgattttgaaaaatgaatatgTTCAACTAACACGGACTATATATGTATCTAGTTATAGTTATAACTTACGCAGACAAATCAAGTTTTTAAAGTCACAGGAAAGGGATTCAGCATACTGTATGTATACATAAAAAAGAATTAGGATTATTAATGTTATATGTTCAAATATGTATAGCTATTTATTTCTAAATTACTCCTTCAGAAAATGATAACCTTGAGATCTATATCACAGAGAACCAATTTTCAAGACCAATCATTTGTTGAATAATGTTGACAAGATAGCAACTTAGGGAAGTTGAAATTGACTGTTTCCATTTAGATCAATCTCTTGGTGACATTTCATTTCAACAAGGGCTACTTGCAAGAGAATTACAGAAGAATGCAGCTCTGCAACTTCTAGCTGAGCAAGTGCCCAAAGGAATGGTTAATGTTTATGCCTCTAACGCAAAGATGGACTTGTCAATTTTACTCTTCTTTAAACTGAACCAGATGGTTTCGCAACTGTGCATTCAAGAACAAGAACAATCTCAAAAGAATTtccattttaaaattaaagtactATCAATGGTACAATTTATTGCCATGTATTCTGATTTGGCAAATGTAAATAATATTCCAAACCTAAGAAAGAAATCTTAATGACAATGATAACAAAGCGCTAATCTAGATCTAGCCCTCCTGTCTAGCATTGCACAATGCTGGAACAAAAAGCAATATTTTCACATGAGATTAATAGGATCTTGATGGTGGTAGCATATGAACAGCATCCTCTCGTTCATCACAAGAAAAAGCTAGCAGCTAAAAAGAGCACTATAAAGTAAATGAATTGAAATTTAGAAATGATATTGGCACTACTGTTGTCATCTGTCCCAGGAACAAAGCTTCCTTCAGAAGTGTTAGTTGTGAGTACAACAACAATCCAGTCATCTTCGGAGCCAATTCCTATTCCAGTATACTTTGAGTCGTTGAGATTGCCGGAGTAGAGAGATCGAGTGAAATTGTCGAGGACAAGGCTGGGGACTAGGCCAGGCACACAAGCAGGCATTACGGATCCATCCCTTGTGTTGGAAACATTTAAGTGGCATTTTCTTAGATGTTGTGGATAGTTGGGGAACTGAGGCTCTGTCCCTGGTACTGTATTAGCACCTGTGCTATTTGTGCAGGGTTGATCCTTAAATTGGTCCGCCATTTCATTTGCCAAGCAATTGGCATTTTCATTCTTGGTCAGAGTTGTCAAGTTCAATGATGCCCGGTACTTGTTGATTTCCAGAAAAAGCTCATCTTCCTCACCTGCAGCGGGGTTAAGGTTGCAAAATGTCAACAAATCTAATGAGCGTGGTTACatgaatattattaattattagattgTAAACAGCATCACATCAATGCATATATTGTGATCCGAAAAGGCATTTCTCTTAAACTTAAATGAGTTGCAGCTATCAAAAGGTTCTTTAATTCACAAGTACATTCCATTAGCAGATCAAAGATTTTTAGGAGCATGCATAGATAATTAGGGCAGTGAATGGCACCCTAATGTCcaacaaattaaacaaatatTCCATAAGATCAGCATGAAAAATGTCAGATCTAGCTCGAAAGAGGCATGATATATGATAATAACAAGTGCAAGGCAGTTAACTGATCGGAGAGAGACAAGAGAGTAAAGTACTGACCGTGGTCGCATTGAACAGGGTGAATGCAGAAGAGAGTGGAAGAAACGGTGAGGGAGAGAAGCAGAGCGAAGCGGAATAGCCTCATTGCACTTTTGCTTTGCAGTTTGGAACTAAAATGAAACTAGAACAGCTGCAGATGCAGATCAGAGGGAAGACGAGGACTTAACAACCAAGTTAAATACACTCACTTCAACCACATTGTTTTCTTAAGCCTTAATGTATTccactctcttcttttcttgctGTTTTTTATCTaatctttaatttgtaataattaCAATCAAATCTAGCCGTTAGTATACTGCCTCTGCCAAAGTACAACATTACAACATAGCTTTGTTCCAAATAAACTTTTAAGTTACGGAACAATAATTAGTTACAACTTACAAACTATATATGCCTATTTGTGTCGgttgaagaaaaataaaaattctcaAATACACCACGCCTTACATTGTCGTGttataaaaaaagtaaaaaacttATTCCGAATCCTTTACATAGTCTTGTTAGGTATATATTATTTCGAGTTAGGTatatattattcttaaaatGATCTTTTGAGATTGACATCGTATACAAAAATAGTATTTAAGATTTTAATTAC
The genomic region above belongs to Arachis stenosperma cultivar V10309 chromosome 5, arast.V10309.gnm1.PFL2, whole genome shotgun sequence and contains:
- the LOC130982507 gene encoding uncharacterized GPI-anchored protein At3g06035-like translates to MRLFRFALLLSLTVSSTLFCIHPVQCDHGEEDELFLEINKYRASLNLTTLTKNENANCLANEMADQFKDQPCTNSTGANTVPGTEPQFPNYPQHLRKCHLNVSNTRDGSVMPACVPGLVPSLVLDNFTRSLYSGNLNDSKYTGIGIGSEDDWIVVVLTTNTSEGSFVPGTDDNSSANIISKFQFIYFIVLFLAASFFL